The genomic DNA AATCGTGTCAACAGGTGTTGCTGGATTTAATACTACCCCTGCTTTTATACCTTGGTCTTTTATCAGTTGAATTGTACGATGAAGATGTTTGCAAGCTTCTACGTGAACTGTTATATGGTCTGCACCTGCTTTTGCAAAATCTGCAATGTACTGGTCAGGGTTTTCAATCATTAGATGAACATCTAACGGGAGCTGGGTGATAGGTCTAACCGCATTCACAATTAAGGGACCGATTGTAATGTTAGGTACAAAGTGTCCGTCCATTACGTCAATATGAATGTAGTCTGCACCTCCACGCTCAACATCTTTTATTTCTTGCCCTAACTTTGCAAAATCTGCTGACAAAATGGAGGGGGCAATCTTTACCATAATGTTAGTACCTCGGCTTTCTATCTTTTATTTCTTCTAGGAAGCTAATATAATGCTCATAACGATAATCCTTAATATCGCCTTGTTCAACCAGTGCTATTACTGCGCATTTCGGCTCGGAAGTATGTGAACACCCTCTAAATTTACAATCTGAACCCGCTTTATAAATTTCCGGAAAACAATAAGACAACTCATCTGACTCTATCTCATTGAACTCAAGGGAACTAAAACCTGGGGTATCGGCGACAAGTCCAGAACCAACTTTTATTAACTCAACATGTCTTGTAGTGTGTTTTCCTCTGCCTAAATGGGCCGAAATATCATCTGTTTTTAATTCTAGATCTGGACGCAAAACATTAAGCAGTGAGGATTTACCAACTCCTGATTGCCCTGCAAATACAGAAATTTGATTTTGTACCAAAGGAAGAAGGTCCTCTACTCCTAGGTCTTCTATAGTAGAGGTTAAAATTACTTTATAACCAATTGCTTCATAATCCTTTGCGCTTTTTTCTATTTGTTGTTTAACTTTTTGGTTCGTTAAATCCATCTTACTAATACAAATAATAGGTTCAATATCATTGGCTTCTATTAACACTAAGAAGCGATCGAGAAGCACGGTTGAAAAATCTGGTTCAACTGCAGAAAAAACGAGAATAGCTTGGTCTACATTTGCTATTGGTGGTCTAATTAGCTCATTTTTTCGCTCCAGGACTTCTAAAATATATCCATCTGTTTCATTTTCTGCCTGAAATACTACATGATCACCTACAAGCGGGGTTATTTTATTTTTCCTAAAAACACCCCTACCTCGGCACTGTGTAATTTGATCATTTTCATCTAGCACATAATAAAATCCGCTTAGCGCCTTAATGATTTTGCCTTCTGGCATATTTTCACTCCTTGTTATTCCTTACTCTTCTTCTGGGTAAGGAATCTCTCCACCATCAAAAAACTTATCGTTAATATGAATTAAATATCTAGCCTTTTTACCTGGTGCTATTACAAATTCAATATCCCTACTGGTCTGTGAAACAATATCAAATGGAGGTAAATAAAGCTCTGTAATTGAATGTTCAGCATCTTCGACATAAATTTTAACATTTAAAACTTCACCTTCAATTGCTGGTTCGTATGGAATTTCAATCGTTTCAATAACAGTCTTAGGCAATTTTTCTTCCGCTCCAAGAGAATAAATAATTTCAATTTTATCTCCTTTTTTGAGCTTGGAACCAGCTGGAGGTGTGTGGGAAATTACACTTCCTTCAGGAACTGTGTCATTGTATTCCTGTTTAGGAACTTCTCTAAGTTCATTATTAGCAATATAGGAGTTAACTGATTTTTGATTCCAACCTGTTAAATCCTCTAAAACGATCGGCTGAGGGCCTTGACTAACTTCAAAAACAACTTCCGTTTCACTTGGTATGACTAGTTCACCTTTTGAAATCGATTGACCCAAAATGGTACCCGGTTCACTCTCATCGTAAATATAATTAGGAGAAACACTTTTATAATCCTTTAATACAAGTAAAATATCTTCAAAAAGTTTTCCAGTGTAGTCTTCAAACTCTTCTTTTTCTTTTCCAGTACTTTCATAGATTGTAACAGTTTGTCCCTCTTTCACAGTCTCATTTGCACCTGGATTTGTCCTGATAACAAAACCTTCTTCAATTTCCTCATGAATCTGTTTTATCGGTTCACCAATTTTAAAGCCAGCAGCTTTAAGGATTTCCTCTGCCTCATCATAGGGCAGATTCACTACGTCCGGAACGTCTATGTCCTTTGGTAACATTAACGATGGGATAATGGTTATTGCTGCAACACCTGCTGCTATTAAAACTAAGAAAGTCGTTATAATAAACAAGGCAACTTTATTTCTTTTCTTAGGTTTCTCGACATCCTTAATTACCTGAGTTTGACTTTCTGGTTTACGTACGATCGTATCATCTTTGTGTGAAAAATGTTGATCCGTTATTATCGGAATAGCCTTAGTAATTTCTTCCCCATCTTCAGGAATCATAAATTTAGGCTCATTTAATCTATTAGGCTCAAGTGCCGATAGTATATCCTCTTCCATTTCCTCTGCAGATGTATAACGGTAAAAAGGATCCTTTGCCGTTGCCTTCAAGATAATATT from Cytobacillus luteolus includes the following:
- the rsgA gene encoding ribosome small subunit-dependent GTPase A, yielding MPEGKIIKALSGFYYVLDENDQITQCRGRGVFRKNKITPLVGDHVVFQAENETDGYILEVLERKNELIRPPIANVDQAILVFSAVEPDFSTVLLDRFLVLIEANDIEPIICISKMDLTNQKVKQQIEKSAKDYEAIGYKVILTSTIEDLGVEDLLPLVQNQISVFAGQSGVGKSSLLNVLRPDLELKTDDISAHLGRGKHTTRHVELIKVGSGLVADTPGFSSLEFNEIESDELSYCFPEIYKAGSDCKFRGCSHTSEPKCAVIALVEQGDIKDYRYEHYISFLEEIKDRKPRY
- the pknB gene encoding Stk1 family PASTA domain-containing Ser/Thr kinase; protein product: MLIGRRLSGRYKILQVIGGGGMANVYLARDVILERDVAIKILRLDFSNDEEFIKRFRREAHAATSLAHPNIVSIYDVGEEDDIYYIVMEYVAGQTLKQYIQQHAPLHPREVINIMEQLTSAISHAHHNRIVHRDIKPQNILIDHDGTVKVTDFGIAVAFSSTTITQTNSVLGSVHYLSPEQARGGMATSKSDLYSLGIVMFELLTGRVPFSGESAVSIALKHLQTETPSPKRWNQAIPQSIENIILKATAKDPFYRYTSAEEMEEDILSALEPNRLNEPKFMIPEDGEEITKAIPIITDQHFSHKDDTIVRKPESQTQVIKDVEKPKKRNKVALFIITTFLVLIAAGVAAITIIPSLMLPKDIDVPDVVNLPYDEAEEILKAAGFKIGEPIKQIHEEIEEGFVIRTNPGANETVKEGQTVTIYESTGKEKEEFEDYTGKLFEDILLVLKDYKSVSPNYIYDESEPGTILGQSISKGELVIPSETEVVFEVSQGPQPIVLEDLTGWNQKSVNSYIANNELREVPKQEYNDTVPEGSVISHTPPAGSKLKKGDKIEIIYSLGAEEKLPKTVIETIEIPYEPAIEGEVLNVKIYVEDAEHSITELYLPPFDIVSQTSRDIEFVIAPGKKARYLIHINDKFFDGGEIPYPEEE
- the rpe gene encoding ribulose-phosphate 3-epimerase; amino-acid sequence: MVKIAPSILSADFAKLGQEIKDVERGGADYIHIDVMDGHFVPNITIGPLIVNAVRPITQLPLDVHLMIENPDQYIADFAKAGADHITVHVEACKHLHRTIQLIKDQGIKAGVVLNPATPVDTIKHVLPELDMVLLMTVNPGFGGQKFISSVLPKIKELSEMISTLGLPIEIEVDGGVNEETAKLCIEAGANVLVAGSAVFNQEDRAKAISKLR